From the Lancefieldella sp. Marseille-Q7238 genome, one window contains:
- a CDS encoding MiaB/RimO family radical SAM methylthiotransferase codes for MANKRIALLNLGCRVNRVELDLMADELIRMGCSIVDQEDASAIIINTCAVTAEAEAKTRKAVRHAASLPQAPLVVATGCVANLFADELASLAPNVVVEVQKDRVAEVVMQELGCALEGVSDEGYLLRKATPTGRTRPGIKIQDGCDNRCTFCIVWKARGPARSLAPDEVIKQIRAAQSHGAQEVVLTGINLGSYRVALGEKTVRLPELLDLILQTTTIGRVRISSLEPPDVDEELLAVMASSNGRVAPFLHLCLQSGCDETLRRMGRMYQTELYRFAVEAVREKIPHVSLGTDLIVGFPGETEEEFEISRAFCEEMNFSKMHVFRYSKRPGTPAAQALGQVSPQVMAARAHTMRELAFQMRYQSARGLVGTTDSVVVQTPGKAVSGGLFDVSLDPGVPVDSLISVRFESVSKDATLKASLVSV; via the coding sequence ATGGCGAACAAGAGAATCGCCTTACTCAATTTGGGATGTCGCGTCAATCGCGTTGAGCTTGACCTTATGGCTGATGAACTCATACGGATGGGCTGCTCGATTGTCGACCAAGAGGACGCCTCAGCCATTATTATCAATACCTGCGCCGTGACAGCGGAAGCGGAAGCCAAGACCAGAAAAGCGGTTCGGCATGCGGCGTCGCTGCCTCAGGCGCCGCTGGTAGTTGCCACCGGTTGTGTTGCCAACCTGTTTGCCGATGAGCTCGCCTCACTTGCACCCAATGTTGTGGTAGAGGTCCAAAAGGATCGCGTTGCTGAAGTGGTCATGCAGGAGCTCGGCTGCGCACTTGAAGGCGTGAGTGATGAGGGATACCTGCTGCGTAAGGCGACTCCGACAGGGCGCACGCGTCCGGGCATAAAGATACAGGATGGCTGTGACAACCGCTGTACCTTCTGCATTGTATGGAAAGCGCGTGGTCCTGCTCGCTCGCTTGCACCGGACGAGGTTATTAAACAGATTAGAGCAGCTCAGAGCCATGGCGCCCAGGAAGTTGTTCTGACCGGCATCAATTTGGGAAGCTATCGCGTAGCGCTTGGCGAAAAGACCGTCCGGCTGCCTGAACTTCTCGATTTGATACTTCAAACTACTACCATCGGTCGGGTGCGCATTTCTTCGCTTGAGCCTCCCGATGTAGACGAAGAGCTTCTTGCGGTTATGGCCTCGTCAAACGGGCGCGTGGCTCCCTTTTTGCACCTGTGTCTTCAGTCCGGCTGCGACGAAACGCTTCGCCGGATGGGTCGTATGTACCAAACCGAGCTGTATCGTTTTGCGGTTGAAGCGGTGCGAGAAAAGATTCCTCATGTGTCGCTTGGCACCGATTTGATTGTCGGATTCCCCGGTGAGACCGAAGAAGAATTTGAAATCTCCCGCGCCTTTTGCGAAGAAATGAATTTCTCAAAGATGCATGTGTTTCGCTACTCCAAACGTCCCGGAACGCCTGCCGCGCAAGCGCTTGGACAGGTATCGCCACAGGTGATGGCTGCGCGGGCGCATACCATGCGTGAGCTTGCGTTTCAGATGCGCTATCAAAGCGCGCGCGGGCTGGTGGGAACAACGGACAGCGTTGTCGTTCAGACGCCTGGCAAAGCGGTTTCCGGAGGTTTATTTGACGTATCACTTGATCCTGGCGTTCCTGTTGATTCACTCATTTCCGTACGTTTTGAATCTGTTTCAAAGGACGCTACACTTAAGGCATCGCTTGTTTCTGTATAA